A genomic window from Vanessa cardui chromosome Z, ilVanCard2.1, whole genome shotgun sequence includes:
- the LOC124542877 gene encoding CCR4-NOT transcription complex subunit 1 isoform X5 — MNLDPLTFSLSQINYLVANLSKKNFKQTSQELSQIVSLYGLEAENQLLRCLLTEAAKTSWDNDRPGTAFSVHATLLAQHLASLLNHPAKSTVVCRTLDHPTRSLQKVLKPANTLLTRLARLLKLTTAQDVAFSLVLRRNSSKPEIVSLAKNHLKKRFLDFVQCYLDAERGHQVERAGLQECSPEVLQTLLTSLAYDNFRLAAVTKDLFLKRLRIDFPREVVPIVLAPLLYPDDTQTPLEEMTTSDDMAAAMMDNSLAEIIRDIGYTFTASVEDCKNNMINFGAREPTAIDIARIISMMVRYHATLPEGPQIQTPGNYWMNHEAKKEAIAHGHPETWNVEIFVQTLKELASNLNWKEVILQLDHQEFIVPDRQGLSLLFTILRLGLQSAGYPANIFPVEYLCRRWTNLEGQMSLITNILKHPDIFSFADHPFHPVSIDLLKSPPETDNKEISTWRCLYLVELLLYASERGYYMQVHELFKFPLQHCPDILILALLQINPPVTVFRQELLTMLIPIFLGNHPNSGIILQHAWHSQNPNIKPIIMHAMADWYIRGESDQSKLSRILDVAQDLKALSLLLNVQSFPFVIDLACLASRREYLKLDKWLTDKIRDHGETFVSAMVKFLQRRCPQVLGKVPDEQLPKAAQLPPETIGTMLACLQLCIPNVQQELQEAIYNVIANCQTLILSKARPGIPGIARPHTRVLETPFNPAGLGGQLFTPHVDAIANLTPNVANMTLGAPANTAFAMPGTLGPLVTAPASPSRLMGAGPNSPFAMMQMQHNPNVANMSALARMPPVPAMDKPRLPDPIHFPEIMHNVSKEIEDEANSYFQRIYNHPPHPTLSIDEVLEMLKKFQDSSNKREREVFSCMLRNLFEEYKFFPQYPDKELHITAQLFGGIIEKGLVPSYVSLGLALRFVLDALRKPEGSKMYYFGIAALDRFKSRLKDYHKYCEHVRAIPHFSEFPPHLVEYIEYGLQSQEPPTKPQGAVLPASLAAMLNQSAVVTVSAPYRAVVCVHNPISVISKVTNCAAGGIGSRPSIANATNIDTLLTATDRDEKINAPPEAIQDKTAFIFNNLSQLNLQTKCEELKEIITDEYYQWLSQYLVMKRASIELNFHALYSNFLDVLKIREINKMVTKETYRNIRVLLRSDKGIANFSDRSLLKNLGHWLGMLTLARNQPILYVDLDLKALLLEAYHKGQQELLYVVPFVAKVLESCAKSVVFRPPNPWSMALMNVLAELHQEPDLKLNLKFEIEVLCKNLSLDITDLKPSLYLKDPEKLRTIEFQLSQPKPNKEPANVIPVNQAVVQAPQIQMMPPQPPMIPIEDMSGTVPTPTSGMIPNDPSMMGVLGLPEPRFNYLDVNVSSTSAFGQKICFNPHIILFQNYPHLKQFVKPAIERSIQEWIHPVVDRSIKYALTTCEQIIRKDFAFDPDEVRMRTCAHHMMRNLTAGMAMITCREQIISTISTNLKAAFITALIPTTPQQKDIIESAAAVLATENMELACAFIQKTAVEKALPELDKRLMNDYEMRKIARQEGRRYYDPMVLTYQTERIPERVRLRVGGPTDLQISVYEEFACNIPGFMPVRDAGMFIPKPSAQEQIPQMTFSQVMNPTQVYGTDEMGTLITTAELFLSNALTVPLFAVQATNTHTLLECLIIARRNRDIVSGYTLLQRAVEGLLDGHIVQPGTNPEHAEMMTRYRDIHLRVLKLLEDARVYGHAWTTKQITYCVTECRDELRYNLEAIDCLVRNHLINLPQYDLALAHLMDNGNNYLAVAFAMQLVQLYLVDDRNNLYATESDLYHTTETLVRMMSHSRQPPPEGLATLIETIRINQDPSTYLGERSPLGPTAHIHNGILQVRARDYEDPPGLQEKTENLLREWRNVLLSPLTEIEIGQNFNIYVHRMNMNGILKSDDMITRFFRIATQMCIENVYQLLTEDRMNPPPVPPKREKYYAICDSFIKLVSLLIKNTADGGNPTPKLNLLNKILGIIAGCLLQDHEEHGANFQQLPYHRLLLILFLDMNMAEPVLESMNYQVLTAFCHTLRIIRPSVAPGFCYAWLEIVAHRAFVNRVLAVTPQQKGWGMYSTLLIDLFKFLDPFLRNTELATPVMMLYKGTLKVLLVLLHDFPEFLCDYHYGFCDEIPPNCIQMRNLILSAFPRNMRLPDPFTPNLKVDLLAEITLPPRAVINYATIIPSSQFKKDLDAYIKARAPVTFLSELRSNMQVVNEPGRRYNSQLMNAVVLYVGTQAIAHIRSKGQTPNMSTIAHSAHMDIFQNFTVDFDYEGRYLFLNAIANQLRYPNSHTHYFSCCLLYLFAEANSEAVQEQITRMLLERLIVNRPHPWGLLITFIELIKNPIYKFWSHEFVHCAPEIEKLFASVARSCIADKAGGGERELTE, encoded by the exons ATGAACCTGGACCCTTTAACGTTTAGCTTATCACAAATCAATTATCTCGTTGCAAATTTAAGTAAGAAGAATTTCAAGCAAACTAGTCAAGAGTTGTCCCAG ATTGTCAGTCTCTATGGCTTGGAAGCAGAGAATCAACTGCTGAGGTGTCTGCTTACTGAGGCGGCGAAGACATCGTGGGACAACGACCGTCCAGGGACTGCGTTCAGTGTTCACGCGACTCTACTAGCGCAGCATCTGGCGTCGCTTCTGAATCATCCTGCAAAGTCTACTGTGGTCTGTCGGACACTAGATCATCCAACACGATCACTACAAAAG GTATTAAAACCTGCCAACACACTCCTTACTCGACTCGCAAGATTGCTGAAATTGACTACGGCCCAAGATGTTGCTTTCTCATTGGTGTTGAGAAGAAATTCATCAAAGCCTGAGATTGTTTCTCTTGCTAAAAACCACTTGAAGAAACGGTTTTTAGACTTTGTTCAGTGCTATCTTGACGCAG AACGCGGACATCAAGTTGAGCGTGCAGGTCTTCAGGAATGCAGCCCTGAAGTTTTGCAAACTCTCTTAACTAGCCTCGCTTACGACAATTTTCGGCTAGCCGCAGTTACTAAGGACCTATTTTTGAAACGTTTACGCATTGACTTTCCACGTGAAGTAGTGCCTATAGTGTTAGCGCCGCTACTTTACCCTGACGATACACAAACACCCCTCGAGGAAATGACCACATCTGACGACATGGCAGCAGCTATGATGGACAACTCACTAGCGGAAATAATTCGAGATATTGGCTATACATTTACAGCTTCAGTAGAAGACTGCAAAAACAACATGATTAATTTCGGAGCGCGGGAGCCAACGGCTATCGACATAGCTAGAATAATTTCAATGATGGTGAGATACCATGCCACACTACCAGAAGGCCCGCAAATCCAAACGCCTGGAAATTATTGGATGAACCACGAAGCGAAGAAAGAAGCCATTGCGCATGGACACCCAGAGACATGGAATGTTGAAATTTTTGTACAAACATTAAAAGAGTTAGCTTCTAATTTAAACTGGAAAGAGGTCATTTTACAACTAGACCATCAAGAATTTATTGTTCCTGACAGACAAGGTTTAAGTTTACTCTTCACGATTTTGCGATTAGGTCTTCAGAGCGCCGGTTATCCAGCCAACATATTTCCCGTAGAATATCTATGTCGAAGATGGACAAATTTAGAAGGTCAAATGAGCTTGATCACTAATATCCTCAAACACCCAGACATATTTAGTTTTGCAGATCATCCCTTCCATCCAGTTTCGATTGATCTGTTAAAATCCCCACCTGAAACTGATAATAAGGAAATATCGACATGGCGCTGTCTTTACTTGGTGGAACTTTTACTGTACGCATCAGAACGTGGCTACTACATGCAAGTTCACGAATTATTTAAGTTTCCTCTTCAACACTGTCCTGATATTTTAATTCTTGCTCTATTACAAATAAACCCACCAGTAACAGTATTCAGACAGGAATTATTAACAATGCTCATTCCAATTTTTCTTGGCAACCATCCTAATTCAGGTATAATTTTACAACACGCGTGGCATTCACAAAATCCTAATATAAAGCCAATAATTATGCACGCTATGGCCGATTGGTACATTCGCGGCGAAAGCGATCAATCAAAACTATCGAGAATATTGGATGTCGCACAAGATCTGAAGGCATTGTCCTTGCTGTTGAATGTCCAGTCTTTTCCGTTTGTCATAGATTTAGCGTGCTTAgcatcccgaagagagtattTGAAATTGGACAAATGGCTGACGGATAAAATACGTGATCATGGTGAGACTTTCGTTTCAGCGATGGTTAAGTTTCTTCAGCGACGATGCCCGCAAGTACTCGGCAAAGTGCCAGACGAGCAACTGCCTAAAGCCGCTCAGTTGCCCCCAGAAACTATTGGCACAATGTTGGCATGCTTGCAATTATGTATTCCTAATGTACAGCAAGAGCTACAGGAAGcgatttataatgttatagcTAATTGTCAGACATTGATATTGAGCAAAGCAAGACCAGGTATACCGGGCATTGCCCGTCCGCATACAAGAGTATTAGAGACACCTTTTAACCCTGCTGGTTTGGGTGGACAGCTGTTCACGCCACACGTAGATGCTATTGCTAATTTAACACCAAACGTCGCCAATATGACTTTAGGTGCACCAGCAAATACTGCTTTTGCCATGCCTGGCACACTAGGGCCATTGGTTACAGCTCCAGCATCGCCATCGAGACTCATGGGTGCAGGGCCAAACAGTCCTTTTGCGATGATGCAAATGCAGCATAACCCTAATGTCGCTAATATGTCTGCTCTTGCCAGAATGCCTCCTGTACCCGCAATGGACAAACCTCGTTTACCGGATCCTATTCACTTCCCAGAAATTATGCATAATGTGTCCAAGGAAATCGAAGATGAAGCTAACAGCTACTTCCAAAGGATATACAATCATCCTCCACATCCGACTCTGTCGATAGACGAGGTATTAGAAATGTTAAAGAAGTTCCAAGACTCATCAAATAAAAGAGAACGAGAGGTGTTTTCTTGCATGCTCCGAAACCTTTTCGAAGAATACAAGTTTTTCCCGCAATACCCAGACAAAGAACTACATATTACAGCGCAATTATTTGGTGGTATAATAGAAAAGGGTCTAGTTCCTAGCTACGTATCGTTAGGGCTAGCTTTAAGATTTGTCTTAGATGCTTTACGTAAGCCGGAAGGTTCTAAAATGTACTACTTCGGTATAGCTGCTCTAGATAGATTCAAATCTCGTTTAAAGGACTATCATAAATATTGTGAACACGTTAGAGCTATACCTCATTTTAGTGAATTCCCTCCGCACTTAGTCGAATACATCGAATATGGCCTTCAGAGCCAAGAGCCACCTACTAAGCCGCAAGGAGCAGTGTTGCCAGCAAGTCTTGCCGCCATGCTGAATCAGAGCGCCGTTGTAACCGTTTCAGCACCATACAG gGCAGTCGTTTGTGTACATAATCCCATCTCGGTTATATCGAAGGTTACAAATTGCGCTGCCGGTGGTATTGGCAGTCGACCGTCTATAGCGAACGCTACAAATATTGACACACTGCTAACTGCTACGGACAGAGATGAAAAGATTAACGCTCCACCAGAAGCAATTCAAGATAAGACTGCATTTATATTCAACAATCTCAGCCAGCTAAACCTGCAAACTAAATGCGAAGAATTGAAGGAAATAATAACAGACGAATATTATCAATGGCTTTCTCAGTATCTAGTAATGAAGAGAGCTTCGATTGAGCTAAATTTTCACGCTCTGTATTCAAATTTTCTCGACGTTCTCAAAATAAGGGAAATAAATAAGATGGTTACGAAAGAAACTTACCGAAATATTAGAGTATTACTGCGATCTGATAAAGGCATAGCGAACTTCTCTGACCGATCTTTGTTGAAAAATCTCGGTCATTGGTTAGGTATGCTCACTTTAGCTCGCAACCAGCCTATCCTTTATGTAGATCTTGATCTTAAAGCACTGCTACTTGAAGCTTATCACAAGGGCCAGCAGGAGCTTCTTTACGTCGTGCCGTTTGTTGCGAAGGTCTTGGAATCCTGCGCCAAGAGCGTCGTATTCAGACCGCCGAATCCATGGTCTATGGCTCTAATGAACGTTTTGGCCGAGCTACATCAAGAACCtgatttgaaattgaatttaaagtttgaaatagaAGTGCTTTGCAAAAACTTAAGTTTGGATATAACTGATTTAAAACCATCTCTATATTTAAAGGATCCAGAAAAATTAAGGACTATCGAATTCCAACTCTCACAACCCAAACCCAATAAAGAGCCAGCTAATGTAATACCGGTTAACCAGGCCGTAGTTCAGGCTCCACAAATACAAATGATGCCTCCTCAACCGCCGATGATTCCTATCGAAGACATGTCCGGTACTGTGCCCACACCTACGAGTGGTATGATTCCCAATGATCCGAGCATGATGGGTGTTCTGGGATTGCCGGAGCCAAGATTCAACTATCTTGATGTGAATGTCTCATCAACTTCAGCTTTCGGTCAGAAAATATGTTTCAATCCGCATATAATTCTCTTCCAAAACTATCCTCATTTGAAGCAGTTTGTGAAACCTGCTATCGAGAGGTCGATTCAGGAATGGATTCATCCAGTTGTCGATCGGTCTATCAAGTATGCCTTGACGACTTGCGAGCAGATTATAAGGAAGGACTTTGCGTTTGACCCTGACGAGGTGCGCATGCGCACGTGCGCTCATCACATGATGCGGAATCTTACCGCCGGGATGGCTATGATCACTTGCCGCGAACAGATCATCAGCACGATAAGCACTAACTTGAAAGCTGCTTTTATCACTGCCCTGATACCAACCACTCCTCAACAG AAGGATATCATAGAAAGTGCAGCAGCAGTTCTTGCTACAGAAAATATGGAGCTCGCTTGCGCTTTCATACAAAAGACGGCCGTCGAAAAGGCATTACCTGAACTCGATAAGAGGCTAATGAACGACTACGAAATGAGAAAAATCGCCCGACAGGAAGGGCGCAGATACTACGACCCGATGGTATTGACTTACCAAACTGAACGCATACCCGAGAGGGTGCGACTGCGTGTCGGCGGTCCCACAGACCTGCAGATTTCAGTTTATGAAGAGTTTGCGTGTAACATCCCTGGGTTTATGCCCGTTCGTGATGCGGGAATGTTTATTCCTAAGCCCTCAGCGCAGGAGCAAATACCGCAGATGACATTTAGCCAAGTAATGAATCCGACACAA gtgTACGGTACTGATGAAATGGGCACTCTTATAACAACAGCGGAACTGTTCCTGTCCAATGCGTTGACGGTTCCATTATTCGCGGTCCAGGCGACCAACACTCATACTTTGCTGGAGTGTCTTATCATAGCGAGACGTAACCGGGACATCGTATCTGGCTACACACTGTTGCAACGA GCTGTTGAAGGTCTCCTTGATGGCCACATTGTCCAACCTGGGACAAACCCTGAACATGCGGAGATGATGACTCGCTACCGTGACATTCACCTTCGAGTCCTGAAACTGTTGGAAGATGCTAGAGTTTATGGTCATGCCTGGACCACCAAACAAATAACGTACTGCGTCACCGAATGTCGGGATGAGTTGCGTTATAATCTGGAAGCGATAGATTGCCTTGTCAGGAATCATCTTATCAATTTGCCACAG TACGATCTTGCTCTGGCACATCTTATGGATAACGGGAACAACTATTTGGCTGTTGCCTTTGCCATGCAGCTGGTACAACTCTACCTCGTTGACGATAGGAACAATTTGTACGCTACTGAATCAGACTTGTACCACACTACGGAGACTCTCGTGAGGATGATGTCCCACTCCAGACAGCCGCCACCAGAGGGCCTAGCGACCCTCATCGAAACGATCAGAATTAACCAGGATCCAAGCACATATCTTGGTGAACGTTCTCCATTGGGACCAACTGCCCATATTCATAATGGAATCCTGCAAGTACGA gcCCGAGATTACGAAGATCCACCCGGTCTCCAAGAGAAGACTGAAAATCTCCTTCGTGAATGGAGGAACGTACTCCTGAGTCCGCTCACAGAAATCGAGATCGGACAGAACTTCAACATTTACGTTCACCGAATGAACATGAACGGTATACTCAAGTCAGACGACATGATCACCCGCTTCTTCCGTATCGCAACACAGATGTGCATCGAGAATGTGTACCAGCTGCTAACCGAGGATAGGATGAACCCACCACCGGTGCCTCCGAAGAGGGAGAAGTACTACGCTATATGCGACTCCTTCATCAAGCTCGTGTCACTTTTGATCAAGAATACTGCGGATGGTGGCAACCCTACACCAAAGCTTAATTTGCTTAATAAG ATCCTGGGCATCATCGCTGGGTGTCTACTCCAGGACCATGAAGAGCATGGCGCCAACTTCCAACAGCTCCCTTACCACCGTCTATTGCTCATACTGTTCCTTGATATGAACATGGCCGAGCCAGTCTTAGAATCTATGAACTATCAG GTTCTAACAGCATTCTGCCACACCCTCCGCATAATCCGTCCGAGCGTGGCACCGGGTTTCTGCTATGCCTGGCTGGAAATTGTGGCGCACAGGGCTTTCGTCAACAGGGTGTTAGCCGTCACACCGCAACAGaag GGCTGGGGAATGTATTCGACGCTGCTTATCGACCTTTTCAAGTTCCTCGATCCGTTCCTACGTAACACGGAACTGGCGACGCCCGTTATGATGCTATACAAAGGAACCCTCAAAGTCTTACTCGTTTTACTCCACGATTTTCCCGAGTTTCTGTGCGACTACCACTATGGCTTCTGTGATGAGATACCGCCAAATTGCATCCAAATGAGGAATCTCATCCTGTCAGCCTTCCCGAGGAACATGCGGCTACCCGATCCTTTCACGCCGAATTTGAAAGTGGATCTGTTGGCCGAAATCACGCTACCCCCTCGTGCAGTTATAAACTACGCTACGATTATACCGTCGTCGCAGTTTAAGAAGGATCTGGACGCGTATATCAAGGCCAGAGCGCCAGTCACGTTCCTATCGGAGCTGCGTAGTAACATGCAG GTGGTGAATGAGCCAGGCCGCAGATACAACAGCCAGCTGATGAATGCCGTGGTGCTGTACGTCGGCACTCAGGCTATCGCTCACATTAGATCGAAGGGGCAGACCCCGAACATGTCAACCATAGCCCATTCAGCGCACATGGATATTTTCCAAAACTTCACCGTAGACTTTGACTACGAAGGGAG GTACCTATTCCTGAACGCGATCGCAAACCAGCTACGCTATCCGAATAGCCACACTCATTACTTCAGCTGTTGCCTGCTGTACTTGTTCGCGGAGGCGAACTCTGAGGCTGTACAGGAGCAGATTACGAGGATGCTGCTAGAGAGGTTGATAGTCAACCGACCTCACCCGTGGGGTCTCCTGATCACATTCATCGAACTTATTAAGAACCCGATCTACAAGTTCTGGAGCCACGAGTTCGTACATTGCGCGCCTGAGATTGAAAA gCTGTTCGCGTCCGTGGCGCGTTCCTGCATCGCTGATAAGGCGGGAGGGGGGGAAAGGGAGCTGACCGAGTAG